Proteins encoded together in one Thermococcus barophilus MP window:
- a CDS encoding SLC45 family MFS transporter — MNEKFSYKRIFILGFGFFGISIIWALYNAYVPIFLKDFALSSFIIGIVMVIDNVFAIVMLPYLGALSDKTRTRLGRRMPYILIGAPSAAIFFALIPVARAHKNLALMMGTIILMNFFMAVFRSPVIALMPDITPSRFRSQANGIINFMGGLGALFAYFGGKALYDINYALPFYVGAAMMLIANLLVVIFIKEPEEYRKPSKKKVNLWELLKKTSHESFGELKENLKDVFASQEKSLLFILLAIFLWFIAFNSLETFFTSYAKFELGIKESTGAFLLGLFALGFMVFSIPAGFIGGRIGRKKTITLGLFVIIAVMLIALYLGTQAASGKIEVNFVVKAFAALFLLGGFGWGMVNVNSLPMVVDMTTEEKVGGYTGLYYFFSMAANIFAPPLSGIAIDHFGYQSLLIFATMFFVLALIAVQFVRRGDIVGQKPQDIYELIPDMD; from the coding sequence ATGAACGAGAAGTTCAGCTATAAGAGGATATTCATTCTGGGATTTGGATTTTTTGGGATAAGCATCATCTGGGCATTGTACAACGCATATGTGCCAATTTTTCTAAAGGATTTTGCACTCAGCTCGTTTATAATTGGAATCGTAATGGTTATAGACAATGTCTTTGCAATAGTTATGCTCCCATACCTTGGAGCACTAAGTGATAAAACAAGGACAAGATTGGGAAGAAGAATGCCCTACATCTTAATCGGTGCACCATCCGCAGCAATATTCTTTGCTTTGATACCAGTTGCAAGGGCGCATAAGAACTTGGCTTTGATGATGGGAACGATAATCTTGATGAACTTCTTCATGGCAGTCTTTAGGTCTCCAGTAATTGCCCTGATGCCGGATATAACTCCTTCAAGATTTAGAAGCCAAGCAAACGGAATAATAAACTTCATGGGCGGATTAGGAGCACTCTTCGCTTACTTTGGAGGAAAAGCTCTCTATGATATTAACTATGCCCTGCCTTTCTATGTTGGAGCCGCAATGATGCTGATTGCCAACTTGCTGGTTGTTATATTTATAAAAGAGCCGGAGGAATACAGAAAGCCCTCAAAGAAAAAGGTCAACTTATGGGAGCTGCTCAAGAAAACGAGCCACGAGAGCTTTGGGGAGCTGAAAGAGAACCTCAAAGATGTCTTTGCAAGCCAAGAAAAGAGCCTTCTATTCATTTTGCTGGCAATATTCTTGTGGTTCATAGCATTCAATTCCCTTGAAACATTCTTCACGAGCTATGCCAAGTTTGAGCTCGGAATAAAGGAAAGCACTGGGGCATTCTTGCTTGGGCTCTTTGCCTTAGGATTTATGGTGTTCTCAATCCCTGCAGGATTTATAGGAGGAAGAATCGGGAGAAAGAAAACAATAACACTCGGGCTATTTGTGATAATAGCTGTAATGCTTATTGCCTTATATCTCGGAACCCAAGCCGCAAGCGGAAAAATTGAAGTAAACTTTGTAGTAAAGGCGTTTGCCGCACTATTCCTTCTCGGAGGCTTTGGATGGGGAATGGTGAACGTAAACTCACTCCCAATGGTCGTTGACATGACAACAGAGGAAAAAGTTGGGGGATACACTGGTCTCTACTACTTCTTCTCAATGGCAGCGAACATATTTGCACCTCCCCTCTCTGGAATAGCAATAGACCACTTCGGATATCAGTCGTTGCTCATCTTTGCTACAATGTTCTTTGTCTTGGCACTGATTGCAGTGCAGTTTGTCAGAAGGGGAGACATTGTAGGACAAAAACCGCAGGACATATACGAGCTAATCCCAGATATGGATTGA